One genomic region from Burkholderia latens encodes:
- a CDS encoding transcriptional regulator domain-containing protein — protein sequence MTSPIRVQHPVFVARVGWRDESQYPRTDLLDPSIWSWEFLGRSDEYAQEFDLLHPF from the coding sequence CTGACGTCCCCGATCCGCGTCCAGCATCCCGTATTCGTCGCCCGCGTCGGTTGGCGCGACGAAAGCCAATACCCTCGCACCGATCTGCTTGACCCATCCATCTGGTCTTGGGAGTTCCTGGGACGAAGCGACGAGTATGCACAGGAATTCGACCTACTGCACCCGTTCTAG
- a CDS encoding acyl-CoA synthetase, producing MLPPADRHDDLLSRFTWDIPARYNIGVDVCDKWADGSGRVALIHETAQGDVSRITFDDLKNASNRFANSLARAGLQRGDRIAIFLAQGPETAVAHLAAYKLGAIAVPLFTLFGADALEYRLANSEAAALVTDAAGYAKIAPLRARLPALRTCYCIGDAASDAPGVVRYDDAVAAESPDFVPADTAADDPAVIIYTSGTTGKPKGTLHAHRVLLGHLPGVEMSQQCFPRDARLFWTPADWAWIGGLLDVLLPSWHHGVPVLARRFEKFDGEAAFALMARHGVTHAFLPPTALKLMRAVPAPRERYTLALKSVASGGESLGTELTSWGRDALGVTINEFYGQTECNMVLSSCAALFDAQPGAIGKAVPGHTVAIVDAHGTPLPPGVEGHIAVRRPDPVMFIEYWRNPAATRDKFAGDYLLTGDTGTIDADGFIRFVGRDDDVITSAGYRIGPGPIEDCLLTHPAVRMAAVVGVPDATRTEIVKAFVVLNPGHVGDDALVQALQAHVRTRLAAHEYPRAIAFVDGLPMTATGKIVRRALRDA from the coding sequence ATGCTGCCCCCCGCCGACCGCCACGACGACCTGCTCTCCCGCTTCACATGGGACATTCCGGCCCGCTACAACATCGGCGTGGACGTCTGCGACAAATGGGCCGACGGCAGCGGACGCGTCGCGCTGATCCACGAAACCGCGCAAGGCGACGTGTCGCGGATCACGTTCGACGATCTGAAGAATGCTTCTAACCGTTTCGCGAACAGTTTGGCGAGGGCGGGTTTGCAACGCGGCGACCGCATCGCGATCTTCCTCGCACAGGGCCCCGAAACGGCGGTCGCCCATCTCGCCGCATACAAACTCGGCGCGATCGCGGTGCCGCTGTTCACGCTGTTCGGCGCCGACGCGCTCGAGTACCGGCTCGCGAACAGCGAAGCCGCCGCACTCGTCACCGATGCGGCCGGCTACGCGAAGATCGCGCCGCTGCGCGCGCGGCTGCCGGCGTTGCGCACGTGCTACTGCATCGGCGACGCGGCGTCCGACGCGCCGGGCGTAGTGCGCTACGACGACGCCGTCGCGGCCGAATCGCCCGACTTCGTACCGGCGGACACCGCCGCCGACGATCCGGCCGTGATCATCTATACGTCGGGGACGACCGGCAAGCCGAAAGGCACGCTGCATGCGCATCGCGTGCTGCTCGGCCACCTGCCAGGCGTCGAGATGTCGCAGCAGTGCTTTCCGCGCGACGCGCGCCTCTTCTGGACGCCGGCCGACTGGGCATGGATCGGCGGGCTGCTCGACGTGCTGCTGCCGTCTTGGCATCACGGCGTACCCGTGCTCGCACGCCGCTTCGAAAAATTCGACGGCGAGGCCGCGTTCGCGCTGATGGCGCGGCACGGCGTGACCCACGCGTTCCTGCCGCCGACCGCGCTCAAGCTGATGCGCGCGGTCCCGGCGCCGCGCGAGCGCTACACGCTCGCGCTGAAATCCGTCGCGAGCGGCGGCGAATCGCTCGGCACCGAATTGACGTCCTGGGGGCGCGACGCGCTCGGCGTGACGATCAACGAGTTCTACGGGCAGACGGAATGCAACATGGTGCTATCGTCGTGCGCCGCGTTGTTCGACGCGCAGCCCGGCGCAATCGGCAAGGCCGTGCCTGGCCACACGGTCGCGATCGTCGACGCGCACGGCACGCCGCTGCCGCCCGGCGTCGAGGGGCACATCGCGGTACGCCGCCCCGACCCGGTGATGTTCATCGAATACTGGCGCAATCCCGCCGCAACGCGCGACAAGTTCGCGGGCGACTACCTGCTCACCGGCGACACCGGCACGATCGATGCCGACGGTTTCATACGCTTCGTCGGCCGCGACGACGACGTGATCACGAGCGCCGGCTACCGGATCGGGCCGGGGCCGATCGAGGACTGCCTGCTCACGCATCCGGCGGTGCGCATGGCGGCCGTCGTCGGCGTGCCGGACGCGACGCGCACCGAGATCGTCAAGGCGTTCGTCGTGCTGAATCCCGGGCACGTCGGCGACGACGCGCTCGTCCAGGCACTGCAGGCGCACGTTCGCACGCGGCTGGCCGCACACGAATACCCGCGCGCGATCGCGTTCGTCGACGGGCTGCCGATGACCGCGACCGGCAAAATCGTGCGCCGCGCGCTGCGCGACGCGTAA
- a CDS encoding undecaprenyl-diphosphate phosphatase — MSLWFLVFLSVLQGVTELFPVSSLGHTLLVPALFGMHIDKHAPQLLPFLVALHLGTALALLWYFRARWIALIGGFFAQLGGRKNDDGHLMWALIIGTIPTGIVGLLLEKRIERVFHDLRIVAIALIVNGVLLWIGDRIQRSRAHQPPEKMTFKQAFFVGLAQIGALIPGFSRSGLTMIAGNAAGLTAEKAAEFSFLLGTPIIFAAGVLELPKLFHARDQLADALLGGVLTAIAAYLSVRFLMRYFEGRGRLASFGVYCVIAGLFCLGWFMLHPQPV; from the coding sequence GTGAGTCTCTGGTTTCTGGTATTCCTGAGCGTCCTGCAGGGCGTTACCGAACTCTTCCCCGTCAGCAGTCTCGGCCACACGTTGCTCGTGCCGGCGCTGTTCGGCATGCACATCGACAAGCACGCACCGCAATTGCTGCCGTTCCTCGTCGCGCTGCACCTTGGCACCGCGCTTGCGCTGTTGTGGTATTTCCGCGCGCGCTGGATCGCGCTGATCGGCGGCTTCTTTGCACAGCTCGGCGGTCGGAAGAACGACGACGGGCACCTGATGTGGGCGCTGATCATCGGCACGATTCCGACCGGGATCGTCGGGCTGCTGCTCGAAAAGCGCATCGAGCGCGTGTTCCACGATCTGCGCATCGTCGCGATTGCGCTGATCGTGAACGGCGTGCTGCTGTGGATCGGCGATCGCATCCAGCGCAGCCGCGCGCATCAGCCGCCGGAGAAGATGACGTTCAAGCAGGCGTTCTTCGTCGGCCTTGCGCAGATCGGCGCGCTGATTCCGGGTTTCTCGCGCAGCGGGCTGACGATGATTGCGGGCAACGCGGCCGGGCTGACGGCCGAGAAGGCGGCGGAGTTTTCGTTCCTGCTCGGCACGCCGATCATTTTCGCGGCGGGTGTGCTCGAATTGCCGAAGCTGTTTCATGCGCGGGATCAGCTCGCGGATGCGTTGCTGGGCGGCGTATTGACTGCGATCGCCGCTTATCTGAGCGTGCGGTTCCTGATGCGCTATTTCGAAGGGCGCGGTCGGCTCGCTTCGTTCGGCGTGTATTGCGTGATTGCGGGGCTGTTCTGCCTCGGATGGTTCATGCTGCATCCGCAGCCGGTTTGA
- a CDS encoding GNAT family N-acetyltransferase, which yields MRELPTPTLPFASLPLDTTRRHLPRAAETVTSEYRLRAAWARTEDELREAQRLRYTVFAEEMGAQVSGPSGLDVDPFDAYCDHLLVRDLDTLKVVGTYRVLPPHQAARVGRLYAEGEFDLSRLTHLRGKMVEVGRSCVHSDYRSGAVIMALWGGLGAYMMQNGYETMLGCASVSMADGGHYAANLYQSLPASSLTAPEYRAFPHTALPVDELQTGTVVAPPPLIKGYLRLGAKICGAPAWDPDFNCADFLTLFRLSDINARYARHFLG from the coding sequence ATGCGAGAACTGCCGACGCCTACGCTCCCTTTTGCCTCGCTTCCCCTCGACACCACGCGGCGTCACCTGCCGCGCGCTGCTGAAACCGTCACATCCGAGTACCGTCTGCGCGCCGCGTGGGCGCGCACGGAAGACGAACTGCGTGAGGCCCAGCGCCTTCGTTACACGGTGTTCGCCGAAGAAATGGGCGCGCAGGTCAGCGGCCCGTCCGGTCTCGATGTCGATCCATTCGATGCGTATTGCGACCACCTGCTGGTGCGCGATCTCGACACGCTGAAGGTGGTCGGCACGTACCGCGTGCTGCCGCCGCACCAGGCCGCACGTGTCGGCCGCCTGTATGCGGAAGGCGAGTTCGACCTGTCGCGCCTGACGCACCTGCGCGGCAAGATGGTCGAAGTCGGCCGCTCATGTGTGCACAGCGACTATCGCAGCGGTGCCGTGATCATGGCGCTGTGGGGCGGTCTCGGCGCGTACATGATGCAGAACGGCTACGAGACGATGCTCGGCTGCGCGAGCGTGTCGATGGCCGACGGCGGCCACTATGCGGCGAACCTGTACCAGTCGCTGCCCGCCAGCTCGCTGACGGCGCCGGAGTACCGCGCGTTCCCGCATACGGCATTGCCGGTCGACGAACTGCAGACGGGCACCGTCGTCGCGCCGCCGCCGCTGATCAAGGGCTATTTGCGCCTCGGTGCGAAGATTTGCGGGGCGCCGGCGTGGGATCCCGACTTCAACTGCGCGGACTTCCTGACGCTGTTCCGACTGTCGGACATCAACGCCCGCTACGCCCGCCATTTCCTGGGCTGA
- a CDS encoding aldose epimerase, with translation MPIFQQHDIHELHAGPSLVRVAPQFGGRLLSWHVDGEPVIFWPDTADWSNLARVRGGNPLLFPFLGRHRVDGELGRWRDTAGVIRDLPMHGFARDLPFAAHASDDGAALSMTLDATDALRDSYPFDFRFEATYRLADAHTLDVALTTTNRGDTPLPYYAGHHFYFALPHGERAQTTLELPSTHRCMQLADGAISPPEPGEASYSLGDPDIVDRFHCLDGAPSKPVRIVMPGRRRTIEIALDVPGSVPWYAVTTWTEKPESDFYCVEPWLGLPDAIHNGLGLRMLAPGATETATLQIRVLPLAG, from the coding sequence ATGCCGATCTTCCAGCAGCACGACATTCACGAACTTCACGCCGGCCCGTCGCTCGTCCGGGTCGCTCCGCAATTCGGCGGCCGCCTGCTGTCGTGGCACGTCGACGGCGAACCGGTCATCTTCTGGCCGGACACGGCCGACTGGAGCAATCTCGCGCGCGTGCGCGGCGGCAATCCGCTGTTGTTTCCGTTCCTCGGCCGCCATCGCGTCGACGGCGAACTGGGCCGCTGGCGCGACACTGCCGGGGTGATTCGCGACCTGCCGATGCACGGCTTCGCGCGCGACCTGCCGTTCGCAGCGCATGCGTCCGACGACGGCGCCGCCCTGTCGATGACGCTCGATGCGACCGACGCGCTGCGCGACAGCTACCCGTTCGATTTCCGCTTCGAAGCGACGTATCGGCTTGCCGACGCGCACACGCTCGACGTCGCGCTCACCACGACGAACCGCGGCGACACACCGCTGCCGTACTACGCTGGCCACCACTTCTATTTCGCGCTGCCACACGGCGAACGTGCGCAGACCACGCTCGAACTGCCGTCCACGCACCGCTGCATGCAACTCGCCGACGGCGCGATCAGCCCGCCCGAGCCGGGCGAAGCGTCGTACAGCCTCGGCGACCCGGATATCGTCGATCGCTTCCACTGCCTCGACGGGGCGCCGTCTAAGCCGGTGCGCATCGTGATGCCGGGCCGCCGCCGCACGATCGAGATCGCACTCGACGTGCCGGGCTCGGTGCCGTGGTACGCGGTCACGACCTGGACCGAAAAGCCGGAATCGGACTTCTACTGCGTCGAGCCGTGGCTCGGCCTGCCGGACGCGATCCACAACGGCCTCGGCCTGCGCATGCTCGCACCGGGGGCGACCGAAACGGCCACGCTGCAAATTCGCGTTCTCCCGCTCGCCGGCTGA
- the sixA gene encoding phosphohistidine phosphatase SixA, which translates to MMNLILWRHAEAEDYAANDLARQLTARGRKEAQAMAKWLRGRLESSAVILASPAARTVQTVEALTDQYRTVDALAPDASADDVLTAAGWPDGIAPTVVIVGHQPTLGSVAARLIVGNGDSWSIKKGGIVWVASRTRDGNRQAVLRAVLTPDLV; encoded by the coding sequence ATGATGAACCTGATTCTGTGGCGTCACGCCGAAGCCGAAGACTACGCGGCAAACGACCTCGCACGCCAGCTGACGGCGCGCGGGCGCAAGGAAGCACAGGCAATGGCCAAATGGCTGCGCGGCCGGCTCGAGTCGAGCGCCGTGATTCTCGCGAGCCCCGCCGCGCGCACCGTACAGACCGTCGAAGCGCTGACCGACCAGTACCGGACGGTCGACGCACTCGCGCCCGACGCCAGCGCCGACGACGTGCTGACAGCCGCCGGCTGGCCCGACGGGATTGCCCCGACGGTCGTGATCGTCGGGCATCAGCCGACGCTCGGCAGCGTCGCGGCGCGGTTGATCGTCGGCAACGGCGACAGCTGGAGCATCAAGAAGGGCGGCATCGTATGGGTCGCCAGCCGCACGCGCGACGGCAACCGTCAGGCCGTGCTGCGCGCGGTGCTGACGCCAGACCTCGTCTGA
- a CDS encoding PAAR domain-containing protein, giving the protein MRRYDIVKGDTTTVGGIVQGGDGQDILHDREQAYEHDPVWCPVCKTLGVIECDGPRYSSAGPDGRQAALSDDLCRCACSTPPKLVASQSVSYVEV; this is encoded by the coding sequence ATGCGACGCTACGACATCGTGAAGGGTGACACGACGACAGTCGGAGGCATCGTGCAGGGTGGTGACGGACAAGACATTCTGCACGACCGCGAACAAGCGTATGAACACGATCCGGTGTGGTGCCCAGTGTGCAAGACACTCGGCGTGATTGAGTGCGACGGGCCACGTTATTCAAGCGCCGGACCGGATGGTCGACAGGCGGCGCTGAGTGATGACCTCTGTCGGTGCGCATGTTCGACGCCGCCGAAGCTGGTGGCGTCGCAGTCGGTATCGTATGTCGAGGTCTGA
- a CDS encoding nuclear transport factor 2 family protein, with protein MQPLSNLPPAIAKSLDAWHAMLARKDFGELHTIVHPDAVFRSPMAFKPYGPAPALLLALRTVVTILENFEYHRQFADDDGTSIVLEFSATIGDKRLKGIDMIRFDTDGRIVEFEVMIRPFNALQALGAAMGARLGQQLPAFKVGE; from the coding sequence ATGCAACCATTATCGAATCTGCCGCCGGCCATCGCCAAATCGCTCGACGCATGGCACGCGATGCTCGCGCGCAAGGATTTCGGCGAGCTTCACACGATTGTCCATCCGGACGCCGTGTTCCGCTCGCCGATGGCATTCAAGCCGTATGGACCGGCGCCCGCACTGCTGCTCGCATTGCGCACGGTCGTCACGATTCTCGAGAACTTCGAATACCATCGCCAGTTCGCCGATGACGACGGCACGAGCATCGTCCTCGAATTCAGCGCGACGATCGGCGACAAGCGGTTGAAGGGCATCGACATGATCCGTTTCGACACCGACGGCCGGATCGTCGAATTCGAGGTGATGATCCGTCCGTTCAATGCGCTGCAAGCGCTCGGCGCGGCAATGGGCGCGCGGCTCGGGCAGCAGTTGCCGGCGTTCAAGGTCGGCGAGTGA
- a CDS encoding DUF2288 domain-containing protein produces MSSDQHESAAGASHSPLYAKLLGETAKIDWCDLERFFAQGKLLSVARDLDLVSVAEAIAGDDAQQVTRWLSSGLVSRMSAETAADFAARNPELWAVVVSPWVCVQERA; encoded by the coding sequence ATGTCCTCCGACCAACACGAATCCGCCGCGGGCGCGTCGCACAGCCCGCTCTACGCCAAGCTCCTCGGCGAAACCGCCAAGATCGACTGGTGCGATCTCGAACGCTTCTTCGCGCAAGGCAAGCTGCTGTCGGTCGCGCGCGATCTCGATCTCGTCAGCGTCGCGGAGGCGATCGCGGGCGACGATGCGCAGCAAGTCACGCGCTGGCTGTCGTCCGGGCTCGTCTCACGCATGTCGGCGGAAACAGCGGCCGACTTCGCCGCGCGCAATCCGGAGCTGTGGGCGGTCGTCGTGTCGCCTTGGGTCTGCGTGCAAGAACGCGCCTGA
- a CDS encoding NADPH:quinone oxidoreductase family protein translates to MKALLCTAFGPIDRLRIDDVALPEPAAGQVRIRVKAASLNFPDALIVQGLYQVKPALPFSPGAEFAGVIDAVGEGVSDWRPGDEVVAFTGHGGFAQQCVADVHQIAALPPGMTFEQGAALVLAYGTSLHALQQRARLQAGETLLVLGAAGGVGLAAIEIAKALGARVIAAASSAEKLALCREAGADDTIDYAIDDLRRRVDELTGGRGADVVYDPVGGAYTDAALRATAWRGRFLVVGFAAGEIPKIALNLALLKERDILGVFWGDAVRRDPAQHAANMRQLAQWFALGKIRPAITERVPLSAAADAIARMANRQVKGKVVILPDA, encoded by the coding sequence ATGAAAGCCTTGTTGTGCACGGCATTCGGCCCGATCGACCGCTTGCGTATCGACGACGTCGCGCTTCCGGAACCGGCCGCGGGCCAGGTACGAATCCGCGTGAAAGCGGCGTCGCTCAATTTCCCCGATGCACTGATCGTGCAGGGGCTGTACCAGGTGAAGCCGGCACTGCCGTTCTCGCCCGGTGCGGAATTTGCCGGCGTGATCGACGCGGTCGGCGAAGGCGTAAGCGACTGGCGGCCTGGCGACGAGGTGGTCGCGTTCACCGGCCACGGCGGCTTCGCGCAGCAGTGCGTGGCCGATGTGCACCAGATCGCGGCGCTGCCGCCGGGAATGACGTTCGAGCAGGGGGCGGCACTCGTGCTCGCGTACGGCACGTCGCTGCATGCGCTGCAGCAGCGCGCGCGCCTGCAGGCCGGCGAGACGCTGCTGGTGCTCGGCGCGGCCGGCGGCGTCGGACTGGCCGCGATCGAGATCGCGAAGGCGCTCGGTGCGCGCGTGATCGCGGCCGCGTCGAGCGCGGAGAAACTCGCGTTGTGCCGCGAAGCCGGCGCCGACGATACGATCGACTACGCGATCGACGACCTGCGGCGCCGCGTCGACGAACTGACCGGCGGACGCGGCGCGGATGTCGTCTACGATCCGGTCGGCGGCGCGTACACCGACGCGGCGCTGCGCGCGACCGCGTGGCGCGGCCGGTTCCTCGTGGTCGGGTTCGCCGCCGGCGAGATTCCGAAGATCGCGCTGAATCTGGCCCTGCTCAAGGAGCGCGACATCCTCGGCGTGTTCTGGGGCGACGCAGTGCGGCGCGACCCGGCGCAGCACGCGGCGAACATGCGTCAGCTCGCGCAATGGTTCGCGCTCGGCAAGATCCGGCCTGCGATCACCGAGCGCGTGCCGCTGTCGGCCGCGGCCGACGCGATCGCGCGGATGGCGAACCGGCAGGTCAAGGGCAAGGTCGTGATCCTGCCGGACGCGTGA
- a CDS encoding MATE family efflux transporter has translation MSESALPHEAGTGPATVSHRRVLALAFPIVLANLTQPILGAVDTAVAGHLDGTQYLGGVALGGLFFNFVFWGFGFLRMGTTGLVAQAHGARDAAGIRLNVLRALIVAFALGGAVLALQVPLLSFALAALGGSDAVRATALAYAHARIWSAPFALANYVVLGYLLGVQRVRLALVAQVFINAVNIGAVLLYVYGFGWGIAGIGAATASADACGFALGAWMLWRLRPRGLAPLAAHALMDRAALKRLIVLNRDIFLRTLCLLGAFGWFAHLGAKQGDATLAANALLLNFQTFMAYGLDGFAHAAEALVGAAAGARDRTAFRQAVRVTLLWSALGALLFALVYWATGGWIVARLTDQAEIRAVALRYLPWAAISPIVSVWGFLLDGVFIGATQTQSLRRAMVASLVVFIAATLAAVGPFGNHGLWFALLLFMAARGATLARYLPALTRRIGADAPAAGA, from the coding sequence ATGTCCGAATCCGCATTACCGCATGAAGCCGGCACCGGGCCGGCTACCGTCTCGCACCGGCGGGTGCTCGCGCTCGCGTTTCCGATCGTCCTCGCGAACCTGACCCAGCCGATCCTCGGCGCGGTGGACACTGCCGTCGCCGGCCACCTCGACGGCACGCAGTATCTCGGCGGCGTCGCGCTCGGCGGCCTGTTCTTCAATTTCGTGTTCTGGGGCTTCGGCTTCCTGCGCATGGGCACGACGGGCCTCGTCGCGCAGGCGCACGGCGCACGCGACGCCGCCGGCATCCGCCTGAACGTGCTGCGCGCGCTGATCGTCGCATTCGCGCTCGGGGGAGCCGTGCTGGCGCTCCAAGTACCGCTGTTGTCGTTCGCGCTGGCCGCGCTCGGCGGCAGCGACGCCGTGCGCGCCACCGCACTGGCATACGCCCATGCTCGGATCTGGAGCGCGCCGTTCGCGCTCGCGAATTACGTCGTGCTCGGCTACCTCCTCGGCGTGCAGCGCGTGCGGCTCGCCCTCGTCGCGCAGGTCTTCATCAATGCGGTCAACATCGGCGCCGTGCTGCTGTATGTGTACGGTTTCGGCTGGGGTATCGCGGGCATCGGAGCGGCAACGGCGAGCGCAGACGCATGCGGCTTCGCGCTCGGCGCATGGATGCTCTGGCGGCTGCGGCCGCGCGGCCTCGCGCCGCTCGCCGCGCACGCGCTGATGGACCGTGCGGCACTCAAACGGCTGATCGTCCTCAATCGCGACATCTTCCTGCGCACGCTGTGCCTGCTCGGCGCGTTCGGCTGGTTCGCGCACCTCGGCGCGAAACAGGGCGACGCGACGCTCGCGGCGAACGCTTTGCTGTTGAATTTCCAGACGTTCATGGCGTACGGGCTCGACGGTTTCGCGCATGCGGCCGAGGCGCTCGTCGGCGCGGCGGCCGGCGCGCGCGACCGCACCGCATTCCGGCAAGCCGTGCGCGTCACGCTGTTGTGGTCCGCGCTCGGAGCGCTGCTGTTCGCGCTCGTGTACTGGGCCACCGGCGGCTGGATCGTCGCACGGCTGACCGACCAGGCCGAGATCCGCGCGGTTGCGCTGCGCTACCTGCCATGGGCGGCGATCTCGCCGATCGTCTCCGTGTGGGGCTTCCTGCTCGACGGCGTATTCATCGGGGCAACGCAGACGCAATCGCTGAGGCGCGCGATGGTCGCTTCCCTCGTCGTCTTCATTGCCGCAACGCTCGCCGCCGTCGGCCCGTTCGGCAATCACGGGTTGTGGTTCGCGCTGCTGCTGTTCATGGCGGCGCGCGGCGCGACGCTCGCGCGCTACCTCCCGGCGCTCACGCGGCGCATCGGCGCCGATGCACCAGCGGCCGGCGCCTGA
- a CDS encoding peptidoglycan DD-metalloendopeptidase family protein, whose amino-acid sequence MFGTTTKQLVAAACAALLVACGSAPVGPGFYRVERGDTLYKIARENRTSMANIVRWNQIANPDAIEVGQVLRVAPPAGTSSASTTGTGTAGRSRPAPSAPVESAVKPATSIALIWPAAGNVVRTFDGSKSKGIDIANSAGTPVMAAAPGTVVYAGNGLRGYGNLIILKHNADYLTAYAHNRALLVKEGQSVTQGQTIAEMGNSDSDRTALHFELRYGGRSIDPARYLPAR is encoded by the coding sequence ATGTTCGGAACAACAACGAAGCAGCTGGTCGCGGCCGCCTGCGCCGCGCTGCTGGTCGCGTGCGGCTCCGCACCCGTCGGCCCCGGGTTCTACCGCGTCGAACGCGGCGATACGCTGTACAAGATCGCACGCGAGAATCGCACGTCCATGGCGAACATCGTGCGCTGGAACCAGATCGCGAATCCCGATGCGATCGAGGTCGGCCAGGTGCTGCGCGTCGCGCCGCCGGCCGGCACATCGAGCGCATCGACGACCGGTACCGGCACCGCAGGCCGCAGCCGCCCTGCACCGTCCGCACCGGTTGAGTCGGCCGTCAAGCCGGCCACGAGCATTGCGTTGATCTGGCCGGCCGCCGGCAACGTGGTGCGCACCTTCGACGGTTCGAAGTCCAAGGGCATCGACATCGCGAATTCGGCAGGCACGCCCGTGATGGCCGCCGCGCCGGGCACCGTCGTCTATGCGGGCAACGGGCTGCGCGGCTACGGCAATCTGATCATCCTCAAGCACAACGCGGATTACCTGACGGCCTACGCGCACAACCGCGCGTTGCTCGTGAAGGAAGGGCAATCGGTCACGCAGGGGCAAACGATCGCAGAGATGGGCAACAGCGACAGCGATCGCACCGCGCTGCATTTCGAGCTGCGCTACGGCGGGCGCTCGATCGATCCGGCACGCTACCTGCCGGCACGCTGA
- a CDS encoding ATP-binding protein, with the protein MLRSLIKLYLIVILCCAAAIIFIQWSFNRIFYERVAQAQRNALTTYAFVLNDYLERHPGGKRSLALRELAQHGNERFGFVTMAYARARLTGAPLRDLDAGRIAISYDRRNYYMPLADGSVLHARPIAPADLDIQIYAYGMTALAALFAVALWISYHWRDLRKLQAAAHSFGAGQLSTRVKLSRRSNIYELSQQFNDMADRIEASIKQQREMMHGISHELKTPLARLEFGLALLTDADDSGRMRERRDELRRDVRELDELVTELLTIGRLEQGASELAPMDVVIDALIDSVAGNVANDIADRGLTLGVSTTGAPATHVCDPKLVARALLNLIRNAARYASRTVLLSATQDASGALVLSVDDDGPGIPAADRARVFEPFQRLDSSRDRETGGFGLGLAIVRRVALVHGGGVRLEDSPLGGARFVMTLPSRTLPAFRDDAPAC; encoded by the coding sequence ATGCTTCGCTCGCTGATCAAGCTGTACCTCATCGTGATTCTGTGCTGCGCGGCCGCAATCATATTCATCCAATGGTCGTTCAACAGGATCTTCTACGAGCGCGTCGCACAGGCGCAGCGCAACGCGCTGACTACGTACGCGTTCGTTCTGAACGACTACCTCGAACGCCATCCTGGCGGGAAGCGCTCTCTTGCGTTGCGTGAACTCGCGCAGCACGGCAACGAACGATTCGGTTTCGTGACGATGGCCTACGCGCGCGCCCGACTCACCGGCGCGCCGCTGCGCGATCTGGACGCCGGCCGGATCGCGATCAGCTACGACCGCAGAAACTACTACATGCCGCTCGCGGACGGCTCGGTGCTGCATGCGCGCCCGATCGCGCCGGCCGACCTCGACATCCAGATCTACGCATACGGGATGACCGCACTCGCGGCACTGTTCGCCGTCGCGCTGTGGATTTCGTATCACTGGCGCGACCTGCGCAAGCTTCAGGCCGCCGCGCATTCGTTCGGCGCGGGCCAGCTGTCGACACGCGTGAAGCTGTCCAGGCGGTCGAACATCTATGAGCTCTCGCAGCAATTCAACGACATGGCCGATCGGATCGAGGCGTCGATCAAGCAACAGCGCGAGATGATGCACGGCATCTCGCACGAGCTGAAGACGCCGCTCGCCCGCCTCGAATTCGGTCTCGCGCTGCTCACCGACGCCGACGACAGCGGCCGGATGCGCGAACGCCGCGACGAACTGCGGCGCGACGTGCGCGAACTCGACGAACTCGTCACCGAGTTGCTGACGATCGGGCGGCTGGAACAAGGCGCGAGCGAACTCGCGCCGATGGACGTCGTCATCGACGCCCTGATCGACAGCGTGGCCGGGAACGTCGCGAACGACATCGCCGATCGCGGTCTCACGCTCGGTGTATCGACAACCGGCGCGCCCGCGACTCACGTTTGCGATCCGAAACTCGTCGCGCGTGCGCTGTTGAACCTGATCCGCAACGCCGCGCGTTATGCGTCGCGCACGGTACTGCTGTCGGCGACGCAAGATGCGTCCGGTGCGCTGGTGCTGAGCGTCGACGACGACGGCCCCGGTATTCCGGCTGCCGACCGCGCGCGCGTGTTCGAGCCGTTCCAGCGGCTCGACTCGAGCCGCGACCGGGAGACCGGCGGGTTCGGCTTGGGGCTCGCGATCGTGCGGCGCGTTGCGCTCGTACATGGCGGTGGCGTGCGGCTCGAGGATTCGCCGCTCGGCGGTGCACGCTTCGTGATGACGCTGCCGTCGCGCACGCTGCCGGCGTTTCGCGACGACGCGCCCGCGTGCTGA